GCTCCGCTTAGAGAGCGAATTCACAGAGCTTTTGAATCACATTTTTCTTTGTATCTGATTACACTTTTCTTTTTTACTATTGGATTTCTTGGAGCATTATGGTTAGCTACCGGAGCAATCAGTTATTCTCTTACAGCTATGATTGCAGTAATTCTCATTGCATTTTTTCCGGCGCTCGATTTGTCCATTACGGTTGTAAACCGATTTTTTGCTTTTTTTCTACCCCCACGGGTTCTTCCCAAAATGGATTATAAAGATCGAATTCCTAAATATTCAAGGACACTTGTTGTAGTTCCGACTATGTTATCTTCCCCTGAGGATGCATTGCGTCAAATTGAAAATATAGAAATTCATTCTTTAGCAAATCCTGACCCCGGACTTCAATTTGCCATTCTCTCTGACTTTGGGGATGCAACTGAAAAACAGCTGGAAAGTGATGATGCAATCATCAAAACAGCTCAAAATTTAATTAAAGAACTAAACGAAAAATACTCATCCCGTTATGGAGACCGGTTTTTCATGCTGCATCGCGAGCGATTGTGGAATAAATCGGAAAATGCATGGATGGGCTGGGAAAGAAAGCGCGGGAAACTGGAGGAGCTGAATAACTTAATTTGTGATCCGACTTCAGAAACTTCTTATCGGTTTATTGCAGGTGATTTTTTAACTTCTGTCAGCACAGACCCTGTACAGTTTGTTATTACACTCGACGCTGATACAAAATTACCTCCCGGAGCAGCAAAAAAACTCATCAGTACAATCGCTCATCCACTGAACCGAGCCATTTATGATGATGATAAAAAAAGGATTACAAAAGGGTATTCAATTATTCAGCCGCGCATCTCATTTTCACCGGAATCAGCAAAAAAGACCTGGTTTTCAAAGATATTCTCCGGAAATGTAGGAATTGATCCTTATTCAGCAGCAGTATCAGATATTTATCAGGATCTTACCGGAGAGGCTATTTTTACCGGAAAAGGTATTTATGATGTAAGGGCTTTTCATTGCGTTTTATATAACCGCTTCCCTGAAAATAGAATTCTCTCTCATGATCTTATTGAAAGTACTTATCTGAGAGCCGGGCTTGCCACTGATATTGAATTATTTGACGATTATCCGAGCACTTATGTCAATTTTACAAAAAGAAATCATCGCTGGACAAGGGGAGATTGGCAAATTGCTTCCTGGCTTTTTCCAATTGTCCCGGGACAAAAAGGGAGTAATCGCAATCCGATAAACCTTTTATCAAAATGGAAAATTTTTGATAACCTACGCCGTTCGCTGAACTTCTTATTCCTGACGATTTTCTTTATTGCCGGATTATTCTGGATGCCCGGTTCCGGTTGGATTTGGGTATTGGCCGCTTTTGGAATACTGGCTTTCCCCACTTACGTCAGCCTTTCGAGTGATTTATTGAACAGGCCGGCCAGAGTTAGGTGGAAACTCCATATGGTGAAAGTGCGGGATAACCTGAAAATAAATACAGTTCAGGCGATTTCCACTGTCATTATTTTACCGCATCAGGCATTTATTCAACTGGATGCGGTCTGCAGAACCTTGTACCGCTTAATTATTTCAAAAAAGTGGTTGCTTGAATGGTCAACTGCATCTCAAACAGAGCAAATCAGCCCAAATTCATTAAGCGCTTATTTACGCATGATGTTACTACCGGTACTTTTGGGTGTGAGCATTTTCATTATTGCTATTGTAAAAGTACCTGTTTATCTGTGGATAGTTACGCCCTTTTTTCTGTTATGGTCAGGCTCTCCACTTTACGTGTGGTTTATCAGCCAACCCTTAAAAAAGCGTCCCGTAATCGTCTCAGCAGAAGATCGATTAAAATTGCGCATGTATGCCAGACGCACCTGGTTCTATTTTGAGCGATTTGTGAATGAGGAACATTTTTGGCTGCCACCCGACAATTACCAGGAAGACCCGCCATTGCCCACTGTAGAAAGAACATCCCCGACAAATATTGGATTGGCGCTAGTTTCCAATCAGACAGCTTATAATATGGGGTATATTACCATTGGGGTATTACTGGAACGACAACAAAGATCATTGAATGCAATTCTTTCACTCGATAAGTATCATGGTCACCTTTTTAATTGGTATGAAACGAGACTCGGACAAGTATTGAATCCAAAATATATCTCAACCGTAGATTCAGGAAACCTCGCTGCAAGTTTAATTGTCATCAAAGAAGCTGTTAAACAGGTGATGAGCACAAAAGGAATCAACAAAAAATTCATATCCGGCTTGCAGGATACACTCCTCACTATTAAAGACATTTTTAGTAAATACAACAATGAAGATGTGTTGCTTGAACCTTCTTTTAATCAGATTTATCATTTTACAAACTTAATGCTCAATAAACTCGATACTGCAGATAAACAAACCAATTTTGTAAATCTTGATCTATTGAAAGCTTTGAAAGAAGATGCCGTAAATCTGAGCGCTACCAGTCTTTTACCTTTAAGCAGCATTTTGGACGACCGCATGATGGAAAATCTACTTTTTTGGATAGAAAGTCCATTAAAGCATATTGAAAAAGCAATTGATGAATATAAATGCATGTCATTGCCGGATAATCTGGATATACATGACTACTCACCGGATGAATTAAGCGTTTTATTCAAAGATAACTACAGCGAACATACTTGTTATCAGCTGATAGAAAAATGGCAATCACAGGCTGATGAAATCGTTTTTCTTGCTGAAAAAATGATAGATGAAATGGATTTTTCTTTTCTCTATCAAAAAAAGAGAGGTTTGTTCAGTATTGGCTATAATCTGGATATCGCTCAGTATGATAAAAGTACTTATGACTTACTGGCCAGCGAAGCACGAATTGCCTCTTATATTGCTATTTCAAAAGGAGATGTGCCTGTTGAACACTGGTTCAGGCTGAGTAGAAGGCTAACCAGTATTAATCGGGAAGAAATTTTGCTTTCCTGGGGCGGCACCATGTTTGAGTATTTAATGCCCTTACTTTTCCTTAAATCCTATCCGGATACACTGATGAGTCACACTTATCAGAATGTAATTAACTGGCAAAAAAAGTACGGAGACAACCGGGGTCTTCCGTGGGGGTATTCTGAAAGTGCCTATTATTTTCTCAATATCGAATTGCACTATCAATATCGAACTTTTGGTGTACCGGGGCTTGGTTTAAAACGCGGTTTGGCTGACGAATATGTGGTAGCGCCCTATGCTTCTATGCTTGCGCTCATGGTGGAATCAAAAAATTCAATTCAAAACCTTTTAGAAATAGAAAAAGCGGGAGGTTTAGGCCTTTTAGGGTTTTATGATGCCATTGACTATACTCCATCACACCTGAATGCTGAGGTGCCTTTTAAAATTGTAAAAACTTATATGGTGCACCATCACGGGATGGGCTTAATAGCAATTGAAAACTTTTTAAATAACTGGTCAATTAGCACAAATTTTCATACAGACCCACGTGTTAAAAGTTGTGAGCTTTTATTACAGGAAAGAATTCCAAGGGGAGCACCTATCAAAGAACCGCATCCGATTGATGCCGAGCTGGAACCGGGAGAAAAATCTTCTACTCAGAATATTGCAGAACATTCCGGAATGAATGAACTCGATGCTAGTCCTCCAAGGTTACATACACTTTCAAATGGCAGCTTCTCTGCAATGATAACACATGCAGGCACGGGCTATTCCAATTCAAAAGGAATTGTGATAAATGCATGGAAACCTGATTCTACAATTGATCCGCTGGGCTTATTTTTTTATATTAAAGATATGGAAAGTAATAAGTATTGGTCTGCCATGCATCAACCGGTCAAGCGTAAACCTGACAGATACGACTCCTGGTTTCATAATGGTAAAGTTGTTTGCTCACGAGTAGATGAATGGATTGAAACTACAACAGAGATTTGCGTATCACCCGATCACCAGATTGAACTTAGAAAACTAACATTTACCAATTATTCTGACCGTAAACGCATACTGGAAGTTACCAGTTATGCTGAAGTGGTATTAAATACTTTAGCAGACCATAACTCTCACCCTGCATTTTCTAAGTTGTTTATAGAAACTGAATATCTTGAATCTCACAATTCCATTATTGCAAAACGCAGGTCACGAAGCAAAGAGGAAAAACCGATTTGGATGATTCATACATTTGCATTTAATCATCACAATGTAGCTGAACCACTTTATTTTGAAACTGAACGATCTAATTTTATTGGAAAAGGAAGGTCTTTGAGTAATCCTGAAGCGATGGATAATGGAAATAAACTTAAAGGATTTCAGGGTAATGTATCGGATCCAATAGTCAGCTTTAGAAAAAAAATTACGCTCAATCCGGGAGAAAAAATTAATCTTACTTTTGGACTTGGTTTTGCAGACTCGAGGGAAGCAGCTATACAAATGGCAGATATGTATGACAACCAACTAGCTGTCAACAGAGCATTTGACCTTGCATCTATTTATGGTTCCGTAGAGTTAAGCCATCTTGCTATTAAATCCGGTCAGGCGCACTACTTCCATAAACTGGCTTCTTACGTTTTTTATGCAGAATCAAATTATAGGTCAGAGGAGTACCACCTTCTTATCAATAATAAAAAACAGAAAGACTTGTGGGCATATGGCATATCTGGAGATTCTCCATTAGTCATTTTCCGGATTAATGAAACCAATCAACTAAAACAAGTGAAGCTTTTACTCAAGGCTCATACTTTTTGGCGTATGCGAGGCATTGAATCCGAGTTACTCATAATTAATGAGCATGCACCGGGCTATATTGATGAAATACAAGAGTCGATTCAGGTTGCAATAGAATCTTCACTGGAACGGGAAGTCCTGAATAAAAGAGGAGGTATTTTTCTATACAGGGCAGATAAAATCCAACCGGAAGACTTAACATTGTTATTCAGTGTGGCGCATGCTATATTCGATAAAAAACTTCCCGATTTATCAAAGCTTAATCAAAAAACGGAAACAAGCTCATGGTATGCAGGAGGGGAGAAAGCAGTTTATTCGCCTTTAATTGAAAAGGAGATTAATGTCGATGAAGAATGGAATGAAAAAAAGGATGAGTTGCAATTCTTTAATGGTTATGGTGGATTTTCAGCAGACGGCAGTGAGTATCATATTTTGATAAAAAGCGATCCTGAAACCGGTTTCCCGATACTTCCTCCCGTGCCCTGGATAAATGTAATTGCTAATGTGAAGTTTGGCTTTACCGTTTCAGAACGGGGAGCCGGATATACCTGGAGTGAAAACAGTAGGGAAAATAAACTTACATCATGGTCGAACGATCCGGTGACGGATAAGCATTCAGAAGCTTTTTATATTCGGGACGAAGAAAAAATGAAATATTGGTCTCCGGCGCCCGGGCCGGTAATAGGTTCAGGTTTTTAT
This DNA window, taken from Chitinophagaceae bacterium, encodes the following:
- a CDS encoding glycosyltransferase 36; this encodes MKEKLTVSFNINFLKESAISLAKIHKASAASNNLKPIKPILEESNQILTDTYRTLSKIVKSEKEISPASEWLMDNFYIIQEQIVQIGIDFPKAYQKNIPILAIGEHKGFPRVYEIVLNMLTHTDNVLDNEVLLEYIRSYQQEETLQLGELWAIPIMIRLFLIQILAEKASRILEQKYIKSEVEKFVKEIEKENLEEPGAFSHAISGWAKVHSEKSGLLHLLELFNQLQSAGMLHEEQKRWFNYHINQYETTLEDAMRREAQKQSRLQVNIQNAVISLREITETEWSDFVEDCSVIDDILKQDPSGHYSMMSFHTRDSYRRIVEKVSRHSKFSETAVSNIALELSKEQFVNAAENADNSIFDKNKVKQHIGYFLIGDGYTELIKKTGYTAPLRERIHRAFESHFSLYLITLFFFTIGFLGALWLATGAISYSLTAMIAVILIAFFPALDLSITVVNRFFAFFLPPRVLPKMDYKDRIPKYSRTLVVVPTMLSSPEDALRQIENIEIHSLANPDPGLQFAILSDFGDATEKQLESDDAIIKTAQNLIKELNEKYSSRYGDRFFMLHRERLWNKSENAWMGWERKRGKLEELNNLICDPTSETSYRFIAGDFLTSVSTDPVQFVITLDADTKLPPGAAKKLISTIAHPLNRAIYDDDKKRITKGYSIIQPRISFSPESAKKTWFSKIFSGNVGIDPYSAAVSDIYQDLTGEAIFTGKGIYDVRAFHCVLYNRFPENRILSHDLIESTYLRAGLATDIELFDDYPSTYVNFTKRNHRWTRGDWQIASWLFPIVPGQKGSNRNPINLLSKWKIFDNLRRSLNFLFLTIFFIAGLFWMPGSGWIWVLAAFGILAFPTYVSLSSDLLNRPARVRWKLHMVKVRDNLKINTVQAISTVIILPHQAFIQLDAVCRTLYRLIISKKWLLEWSTASQTEQISPNSLSAYLRMMLLPVLLGVSIFIIAIVKVPVYLWIVTPFFLLWSGSPLYVWFISQPLKKRPVIVSAEDRLKLRMYARRTWFYFERFVNEEHFWLPPDNYQEDPPLPTVERTSPTNIGLALVSNQTAYNMGYITIGVLLERQQRSLNAILSLDKYHGHLFNWYETRLGQVLNPKYISTVDSGNLAASLIVIKEAVKQVMSTKGINKKFISGLQDTLLTIKDIFSKYNNEDVLLEPSFNQIYHFTNLMLNKLDTADKQTNFVNLDLLKALKEDAVNLSATSLLPLSSILDDRMMENLLFWIESPLKHIEKAIDEYKCMSLPDNLDIHDYSPDELSVLFKDNYSEHTCYQLIEKWQSQADEIVFLAEKMIDEMDFSFLYQKKRGLFSIGYNLDIAQYDKSTYDLLASEARIASYIAISKGDVPVEHWFRLSRRLTSINREEILLSWGGTMFEYLMPLLFLKSYPDTLMSHTYQNVINWQKKYGDNRGLPWGYSESAYYFLNIELHYQYRTFGVPGLGLKRGLADEYVVAPYASMLALMVESKNSIQNLLEIEKAGGLGLLGFYDAIDYTPSHLNAEVPFKIVKTYMVHHHGMGLIAIENFLNNWSISTNFHTDPRVKSCELLLQERIPRGAPIKEPHPIDAELEPGEKSSTQNIAEHSGMNELDASPPRLHTLSNGSFSAMITHAGTGYSNSKGIVINAWKPDSTIDPLGLFFYIKDMESNKYWSAMHQPVKRKPDRYDSWFHNGKVVCSRVDEWIETTTEICVSPDHQIELRKLTFTNYSDRKRILEVTSYAEVVLNTLADHNSHPAFSKLFIETEYLESHNSIIAKRRSRSKEEKPIWMIHTFAFNHHNVAEPLYFETERSNFIGKGRSLSNPEAMDNGNKLKGFQGNVSDPIVSFRKKITLNPGEKINLTFGLGFADSREAAIQMADMYDNQLAVNRAFDLASIYGSVELSHLAIKSGQAHYFHKLASYVFYAESNYRSEEYHLLINNKKQKDLWAYGISGDSPLVIFRINETNQLKQVKLLLKAHTFWRMRGIESELLIINEHAPGYIDEIQESIQVAIESSLEREVLNKRGGIFLYRADKIQPEDLTLLFSVAHAIFDKKLPDLSKLNQKTETSSWYAGGEKAVYSPLIEKEINVDEEWNEKKDELQFFNGYGGFSADGSEYHILIKSDPETGFPILPPVPWINVIANVKFGFTVSERGAGYTWSENSRENKLTSWSNDPVTDKHSEAFYIRDEEKMKYWSPAPGPVIGSGFYHVTHGFGFTQFEHTSNKLEQKLIQFVPEKEAVKISKLTLKNNGSEPQKLSVFRYIERVLGVERTTSSRFVNQAISIDGKTLYAKNNYNNEFAGRIVFSSVINPIENAEFRYATDRKGFIGRNRSLNKPLALANEKLLDNKVIIGGDPCSAMQTIFELAPGESVTLIFLEGESKNKKEAELIIQKYADTSQADRELDNIRTFWKKSLSKIRVFTPDKSLDVMVNGWLMYQNLSSRMWARTAFYQSGGAYGFRDQLQDATAALYVDPKLCRNQILLHAAKQFKEGDVLHWWHPPTGRGIRSKITDDRLWLPYVVEFYLQSTGDESILHENVTYISSRKLEPFEHEAYLHPITLQDKGTIYEHCCKAIDISLKFGKHGLPLIGGGDWNDGMNRVGENGKGESVWLGFFIYSILIRFEKVCRIMNDESMADEYLSVAAELKQSLNKKGWDGKWYLRAFYDDGTPLGSSENDECRIDAISQAWSVFSGVASEERSIQVLSAVEEHLVSEKDKVIRLLTPPFDKTEKDPGYIKGYIPGVRENGGQYTHAALWTVKAFAETGMGEKAVQYLNMVNPVNHALDQASADQYKVEPFVVSADVYGEKPLTGQGGWSWYTGSAGWMYRVALESVLGLRLNGDSILLKPSISESWPGYSIDLVLDDDTTTYHIQIDNPDGLQSGLLEGTVDGENVQFKDSTAMIPVKKDQLKHEVLLRIVKGV